Part of the Streptomyces sp. HSG2 genome, CCACCACGACCGGGCTGAACAGCAGTGCGGCGGTGATCCCCGCGGCCAGTACCGCGCCCACCACGGTCACGATGATGATCTCCGGTGCCCGGGCCCGCAGCCAGGCGCCGACCGCCGTGCCCAGGGCGTTGCCGACCCCGGCGGCGACGCCCACCACGGCCAGCGACACGGCGGCGCTCTGCCCGCTCATCGGGTGCTCCCGCAACAGGAAGGCGAGGAAGAAGATGAGGAAGCCGGTCTGGCAGCGGATGGCGGCGTTCGCCCCGAGCCCGTGGGTCACGGCGATGCCCACGGTGCGCAGCCCCGGGCGGCGCCCGCGCACCGCGTGCGGCCCGTGCAGGTGATGCTCGTCCGCCGCGAGCAGCGCCGCTTCCTCGCCCCGCGCGGAGTCGACCTTCGGGGGCAGGGTGAAGGACAGCACCGCCCCCACCACGAAGATCACGAAAGCGCCGTAGAGCGGCCACCGCGGATCGACCCGCTGGAGCCCCACCGCCACCGGGGCCGCCGCCCCGGTGGCCAGCAGCCCGAACAGCGTCACCCGGGAATTGGCCTTCACCAGCGAGAAGCGCGGCGGCAGCAGCCGGGGGACCACCGCGCTGCGCACCACGCCGTACGCCTTGGACGACACCAGAACCCCGAGCGCGGCCGGATACAGCTCGATGTCCCCGGTGGTCACCGCCCCGGACAGCACCAGGGCGAGCGCCGCGCGGGCCAGCATGGAACCGGCCATCGCCGCGCGGCGGCCGTGGGGCACCCGGTCGAGC contains:
- a CDS encoding MFS transporter, giving the protein MAAARADVRSGNRSRASGWFRAVGRALRLPVTGTARGVRRATHAHGAGESGLGKLIELHGVNGAGDVMITVALASTVFFSVPTDEARGRVALYLAITMAPFTLLAPVIGPLLDRVPHGRRAAMAGSMLARAALALVLSGAVTTGDIELYPAALGVLVSSKAYGVVRSAVVPRLLPPRFSLVKANSRVTLFGLLATGAAAPVAVGLQRVDPRWPLYGAFVIFVVGAVLSFTLPPKVDSARGEEAALLAADEHHLHGPHAVRGRRPGLRTVGIAVTHGLGANAAIRCQTGFLIFFLAFLLREHPMSGQSAAVSLAVVGVAAGVGNALGTAVGAWLRARAPEIIIVTVVGAVLAAGITAALLFSPVVVACLAAVAGLAQALAKLSLDALIQRDVPESVRTSAFARSETLLQMSWVVGGAIGIALPLNGPLGLAVGAAIVATGWATTLRGLVASARHGGAGRPRVA